A segment of the Lycium ferocissimum isolate CSIRO_LF1 chromosome 10, AGI_CSIRO_Lferr_CH_V1, whole genome shotgun sequence genome:
GAGTATTAACTAATTATCTAATATGATAGAGAACTCCATATTCGTATTATCATATGACTATGGAGTTATTTGGATTGCTTGTAAACAAAAAATGGTTTGTAATTGATTTCCACTTGCCCTATTCATATCAGTATTTATGTAAATAAGTTGTAAATCATCTTCTGGAAGTCTGAGACCTTGTTTCCTTATAATCAATGCAGTGTTTACTAGGGGTCATACCCATAGATCCCCAGTGGTTATTGTGTCTAAGCAATAATGGTTTTGATCTTCAATCATATGTGTCAATTTCAATATGATTAAACATCATCTTAAACTTGGAGATGTAACAGTGGTTTACctccttttttttatatatgtatatatataattatgtggtagttatctcaaaagaaaaagataaaattcttcttattattGCTGTCTATTTAGTTTACAATTAGGTGCTTCTTTAGTGGGCATCTTACCCCAACTAGGTCGAATTAATGTGATAGTGTAGCATGAAAGGGTATAAAGCTCTTAAAGTCTtgattaaaacaaataaaaattataaagctCTTAAATCTTGATATAGCCATTCTATTTCTCTTGCTATGCACCTCAAATGATGACTCGCCAAAGGATTTATCCACCAAGTCAAAGTCAAGTAAGTTGTTGCTCTTTCTTCTTTAGAAGATGAGGTATAGTGGAACACATAATAGATTTGGACGTCAAAATGGCAATTTGTTGCTGAACCAATCAAGATAGGGGTTTGAGTCAAACCAATTGACTGCAGACAAGGCATGAATTGGGATGATATTGGAAGACCACTCATTCTTTGGTCCTTGTGATTCTGGCCCTGGCTTTTGGTCAGAACTGATGTACTAATATGTTATACTAAAGCTCAGGACTAGAATCGCAGCACAAGCCAGAAGTTATTTTAGTTCTTTATGAATCAATGCCCTTTTTAGCATTTTGAATGGAATGGAAGAACATACAATTTTTCTGAGTCGGTCGGAAAATAACACTGACCTTTTAATCGGATTATTCGATTATTTGAAGGTTGTAAACCGCaaggataaacatatatagaaTCACATAGGGAGGGGCGATTTAGTTGTCATACAAGATAATCAATTATGTCGACTGCAATGACTCTGAGGCAATTCACAGTTTCATATAAGAAGAAAAGACGAAGTACAAGTTTGATagctaagtaggcgtttggccatagattccaaataattttcactttatttggaatgtATGGAGTTgattgaagatggagttgtgtttggaattataagctgtttttcaaatttgtaatacaacttcaagttggatttggaattttcatggccaaacactgattttcaaatgaagtgaaaaattattccagaaaaaagtgaataattttatggccaaacgggtaaGTTCAATCCATTTCTCCCAAAAACAAACATTAGAAGATGGATAGCTGGTTTGTCTAAAAGTCCTTTTGGGGAAATACAAAGGCTGTCCACTATTAAATTTTATCTGTTTTTCGGAAAAGAAGATAATCACTATTAAATTTTATCTGTTTTTCAGAAAAGAAGATAACCACTATTAAATTAGCAACAATGCACATTCCTGAAACGAAAAATTGTAGAACTTGAAAATTCATACAGCCTAAGGCGATTGATGTGTAGGAGGTGTCGTTGTAACAAAAGAGAAGTTGTAGAAGAACTCATTTGATATGGACAAAAGGTGTGTGGTCAAAGTCCGCTCTCAACATATTACAACTTTTTTCCTTattgcaaaaataaaatataaaaaggacTCATTTGATATGGACTGTACCCTGGCTTAATACCATAGGGTCTTGACTGTAGGGATGAAACTAGTGAGGTTGAAACCAGAATGTGGCAGCAGTTGTAGGAGCAAAGGATCAATGTACATAGGGGAAAGTTGTTCTGATAGAACCTATTGATTTAGAATCATTCAGCATCTGAATCCCTAACCAATAACTTGCTCCACGACTGAAAATCTGAGCTTTATCCGAGTGATGCTCTTAGTTGTCAAAACCCAGCACACCAATCGCTTGATAGTATGGTGTGTCTTCCAAACTGGGAAATGTAAAACATCCCTGCTACTGctttcactttttattttatcgCTGACTTGAGATCAGTTGAACACTTTTTGATGCtaataactttttcttttttgatcaGTAAACAAGAACATCTTGATGCAAATATTCTTCATACTTTATAGTGGTACTTGTAATTCTGCTGCAAAAAGGTGTATCTATTTCTGCAACTTTTGGGAGTTGTGCATTCTATTGCGTGAATGATCTAAAACTGTTTTAGATTATCCTCTGCTTCTTGTTGCTTGGAGATCTGATTTCATTAAcgttttattttaaattctcAGCCTTCTGTCCGAAAACAGCATAATGCCGGTTACAAACACAAGGTGTGTCTTATACTTTGTAACTTTTCTGATAATCCTGTCTCCTAGCGTGAATGTTATCTTCTCTGCGATGGTACTAATGCTAGGAATTGTTTTCAGGCTAATGTACGGTCTTATTATCTGAAATTTGAGGAGGAGCAAACACAGATTATGATAGATCAGAAAATCAAGGAGCGCCTTGGGCAGGCAACAGCCTACCAGCAAATAGGTGCAGCTTATAATCAACATCTTGCTGCCTTCCCTGGTCAACGGCCCCGCCTACCTATGATGCCACCTCCTGTGCTGCCTGTTCCAGGAGCTATGCCCCCACAATCAATGCCAAGTGTCAGGCCTCCCATTTTGCCACCTCCAGTTCTTGGTGCTCCAGGTACTAATCCATGTAATTTATTTGTTGATTCCTCAATATTTTCTGCCACTTGTTGGCGTCTATGTTTATCAGAatgtctgttttttttttttttttttttttttcactttgtaCATTTGAGTGGGATAATATCCATCTGTAGGTATTTTGTGATGGACTTACTGTTATGAAGCATGTCTCCCCTGGTTTAGGCTGAGGCACTTTCTTCAGTTTCGGAAGTTAATGATTGCTGTCAATAAAAGTGCTTTAGATAGTTTTTTACGCTTGCTGCAGATAATGAACGGAAGAACTACTCATTTACGTCTTGTCTAATTTGTTCTTTTCTGTGTGActaataaaaatgtaaaatctATATGGTCTCATCTGTGTCATGGGCATCTAATTGAGTCCCAAAACGAACAAATAACTTTTGCTGAACAATCAAATGGATTCTGAAAAATATACATCTTAACTTTGTGATGTCCTTTTCAGGTTATTCAGCGGTTCCTCCAACAGCACCAATTGCAGGGCAGATGCCACCTGTTTCATCCTTGCCGATGCAACCCAATGCTGTTTCAGCTCCTCCTGCTATGAACCCTCTTGCAGGCGTTCCAGGTGTAGCGGCTTCACCTACTCTAGGCAGTACCTCTGTTCTGGCTACACAATTAATGTATCAGCCAGGGGGTCCCTCTGTTCCTGCTACACAATCAATGTACCAGCCAAATCCCAATGGAATTGCTGCCTCTTCTGCTAATGCTACAACAACCAGCTAGATTTGTGCTCAAGTAGTTTACTATCTTCTGTATTCTCGGTAGGATAATTATGGTTTTGGATGAAATGGCAAAAGGAACAATGGCTTCTTGATGAGTACCAGTACTGAACTTCATCAAGTTCTCCAGTTAATTGTAGAGAAGAGAGAGAACTTTTGCTTCTGGAGTTGATACTAGGAAGAATATCAAGTACTTGATCTGATCTATGAGTATTTACTGGTTCTTATGCATTGTAGCTTAATCTTATACAAGGAACCTTGGACTTCTTTTCAGTATTGTTCTACCAATTCCCTTAATTGGACTGATCGTTCGAAATTAAGCCGAGCCTTAAAGTTGAATCTTCGTTTTATTGTTCGCGTTTAGCGCGTTAAAGGACCTACGTAGCATCTTTTAGTCCAGGATTCGTCAATCTACATCGTTAGCAAGTACAGAGGAGACCAGTCATGGCCATGTTCATGCATTTCTCTACCCTTAAGTAACACCACATAGGTAACTGGTTCAACCACCAATACAGGCGAATAGATAAATTCAAGattaaatctagaaaaattgtTCGCACATGTATCTCTAGTACTAGTTTTAGTTTACGCGCTTTGTGCATGATCAAAGCACGTACCTCATTTGACAATaaataagatagtaaaatattaaattcaatTACAAACTTCATCGTTAATCTGACGTTAAATTGCTCGCAGCTAATTTCTTGAGCCTCGGTTTGTATTCATCGAACAAATAAAATCTCAAGAGATAAGTTCATGTCAATTAAAATTGTTTTAGGATCTTGAAATTAAGTACTAATAATTCTTCATTTGTTCGTTATTCAAATGATTGACTCACTTGAATTCAAGTTAGCTCTTTAAATAAATCATAACTAATATTAACTGTTCCTTATTTATTGTAAGATTTTTTTACATTTCATGGTTGATTATAAAATTTAAGCTAATTTCTTGAGTAATTTTCTTTTGGGCGATAATGTTGATTCATAGAGATTAAAAATTGAAAGATGAAGATTTGCATAATATCAAGACAATGTCGCATCATTCACCAGATTGGAGCACAATATATACTCCTCAAAATTGAATATTACTTCGGTTACTTTCCAATATTGCtgggaaagaaaaatcaaatcatCCTTCACATATTAGTATAAAATATTACATTCGATGGCTAACTTTTTTTCTCCCATATACTCAACAATCCTAGAAACAATAatgaatttttaattaattttaatactGGGGTCAAGGGTTAGCTCTTAGTGAGCTCTTTGCCTTTCATAGTTGAGATAGAAGGTTCAAATTCCATCAATAGTGCAgcattctcttcttctttttcccttcCTCCTCCCTCTTGATATTTAAAAAGATAACAATAATGCATTACCAATAAAAACTTCACCACTCAACATTTTGACGTAGCTATTTcacaagaaaggagaaaaagatgGGGCACAAGAATATGTTTTTAGcataaaggggggggggggggggaaactATAAAAGTAACATACCAAACCAAAGCTTcaaaaaacttccttgatgCCACAATTTGCTTTTTTTCGTCCAATTATGTGATATTGTTCAGATTGGAAACGCTAACTTTCTTAGTTTTGTTTCGTATGAAttgatatataaaattttaattggttacataaaataatattgtATGTTATGGTACATAACTTAGGTATGTAAATAATTACATAAGGTGGAATCTTAGTTGGTTTTaaattcctaaatattaggATTTCCTACATAGTTTAATTAAAGAAGGATTTAATAACCGAAATTTTAGTTAGATTTTTTAAAGTCTTAAATGTTTGAATAATTattaaatgactattttatctattatagagtcttttaatgaaaaACAAAAGTTCAATCGGCTTTCTTCCTACACAGTTTAATTAAAGAAGGATTTAATAACCGAAATTTTAGTTAGATTTTTTAAAGTCTTAAATGTTTGAATAATTattaaatgactattttatctattgtagagtcttttaatgaaagacaaaagttcaatcaatattTCTAAAGctcttcgtgcttttaatatagtacaaataataagcaacaaatgaTTGGTTCAATTAATTACGCAAAAGGAGAGGTTAAGTTCTCCAACTCGAATGTCATGAAAGCTATCTACTAAGGTGGTTGTCTGTAGTGGAATAAATCTTGGATCATGATGCAGCCATTCATTAACAATATTCTTGAGCTACATCGTAAAATGAGGAAGACCGCGAGCTTAGTCTTCCATGGTTCGACAATTTAAGGAAATATGAGAGGAGCAAAGGCATAATCAATCCTTCACTCCACTTGCACCCATCCCCTGATTTCCCCTCTCCCACacacaaagaagaaaaacataaaCTTAGGGGAATAAATACATTTCTCAAATGGCTATCTAGTCCACTTTTCCCTGATTGTTTCTCTTGAACATGCAGATGCAAGAAAGCAAAGAACTAAATGTctagaaagagaagaaaaacaacaaataggGGTTCACACAAGTTTTACATTTATAAGCACAATTGTCTTCATACAACTTTTTCATCGCATGCCAAGTGAAGTGACCACCAAGCTGGTGAAACAATCAGCTGACACGCTCTTCAACGACGTCCATGAGAAATATGAATAAGAGTAAGTTCAAAAAAGCACTCCGCTGGGCCAATTATTCTTCAAGGCAGATTCTTGAGTGGCTGGAAAGAGacataaatttcatgaatataacaTCGAGAATAGTCCCACAGCATGACATAATCTTCACAGAGGTCAGTCAAATGTGTCCTAAGCAATCTATAGAGCATCTTTTCCTTCTCTTCATTCCCAATAGATAAGTTTCATCGCTAATTGCTAAATAGTTGCTTGACCTTTTGATTACAGCAACTTTAACATACCACTCGAGGTTATTGCTTAGGAGACTTTCAATGCTTAAGAAGCGAAGCAAAAACCAATCAAAGACATACATATCAAAAAATCCTGTTATTTTGGTTGTGAAACCAATCGAATATGGTGGTGAGAGTCCGAGtttatttgactaaattatttgCGATGTCTTCTCGTTTCATTCTAGTTTTACACTTTTACAAGGAAATTTTCCTGTTTTCTATTCTAATTGAATATGGTGGTGAGAGACCGAGtttatttgactaaattatttgCGATGTCTTCTTGTTTCATTCCAGTTTTACACTTTTACAAGGAAATTTTCCTGTTTTCTATTCTATGTTGGATCTCACTGTTTTGCAATGAGGACTTACCTTAGAATTCagtaatagaaattaaaaaggaCTTAACTTCCCACTTAAGTTCTCAGCGGAGTTTAGCTAATTACCTTAACAGAAGTGCTAAGAATCCTTTGTTGCTTCAGCGTCGTGATGTCTCCATGGATTAAGAGCTTCTCTGACAGCCTTGGCTTCAGGAGAATTCTCCCAGGCTCTCTTTTCTGCCTCTAGAACAGTCACCTTATCATCTGTCATACATACAAATTGTTATTAAGATAAAACAGCCAGCATAATTTTTCTTCAGAAGAGAAAAAATGCTAATATAGTAAGATTAAACAGTTATCATTAGCAAGGACACAAAGAAGTATGAGCAAAAAATTAGGTTTCTACTGCAAGTCAGATCCAAAGTCCAGTGACAGTGCGAACAATCTCTAgtaagtactccctccgtcccaataaGTAtcatactttcctttttggtctgtcAAAAAAAGAgcgtctctttctatatttagtaagttttccaATCCCAACATTCTACATGGCAAGTTTAAGACCGCAAGATTTAAAGgactacacacatctttaatttaagatcacaagattcaaaatgtCTCCCTTGagaagacacttaaattgggatggagggagtataaattATGCTATCAATCAATAACTAGGCCTCAATACAATATGATGAAATATctaaatatttacaaaatttccttttcttttaatgaaacaaagcttcaatcttcttttaatttcaaaaatgaATAATGGGTAAGGCATAGATGAGAACACAAAGAAATAGAATAGTAAAggcaagagagaaaaaaatgatgGTTATTTCAGACATACAAAAGCCAGTCTTAATCATGAATAACTCCATGGAACCTCCAATCATGGCTGAAACTACTGCAATTTTCAGATACCAATCCCAGAATTTCATTTCGCCACTGTTTCAATTCCTGCAAATCATAGTGGACTTGAAGCTACCATATGTAAATCAACTCCAAAGCACTAACAATTGATAAGCGACCAATAGATTGGTGTAAAATACTGACCTAATTGGTTTCCTTCCAATATTAACTCTATCAGTCAATCAAATCAACAGCATTTCTTCATTTGCTGTTTGTGCCCCTAGTTTACGTACATGGTGTATGCTTATCAATGGGGCAGGTGGTGTTCCGGCCCAATATTAGGATCTatggggtcatttgcacttttggcccTTCAAATGagctctttaattttgtccttcaaatgagctctttaattttgtccttcaaatgagctgatttttaatttttggccttcaatcAAATTTATGCCTGGAGCATAAGTTATgcatcaaaatattcataagttATGCTCGTGCCATAAAAAAACTAGGCATAAGTTCCATTTTGAAGagaaaaaactaaagaccaatcaatttgaagggcaaaaataaaggggcaatttgcatgattgtccttattcgggttggtctttagtttttgtcctTCACCTAATACTCTAGGTTCTGGCTTcgaccccagctcagtaaaaaaaaaaattgcaagacaaagtttcgtagcaaaattaggcctattcgggcaaactTTTCCCCAAAATTAGGCTTGAAGGCAAACCACtgtcttaaggcctaacttttgcccaaataAGCCCAATTTTGGCAAATGTTAgcccttaaggcagaggtttcgcgaaaatcttgccttgcgatttttttttttttaacggagCGCGGGTTCAAACTCAGAACCTCGAAGTATTTTTAGCCACTTTTTtaagtgaagaacaaaaattaaagaccaacaatttgagagaCAAAATTAAGGACCAGGGCGTTTAAAGGGCAATTCGggcatttgaaggacaatccgcgcaaaaaaaaaatgaaaataaaggaCCAGTTCATTTGAAGgccaaaccgtgca
Coding sequences within it:
- the LOC132034299 gene encoding U1 small nuclear ribonucleoprotein C-like, with protein sequence MPRYYCDYCDTYLTHDSPSVRKQHNAGYKHKANVRSYYLKFEEEQTQIMIDQKIKERLGQATAYQQIGAAYNQHLAAFPGQRPRLPMMPPPVLPVPGAMPPQSMPSVRPPILPPPVLGAPGYSAVPPTAPIAGQMPPVSSLPMQPNAVSAPPAMNPLAGVPGVAASPTLGSTSVLATQLMYQPGGPSVPATQSMYQPNPNGIAASSANATTTS